One Nonomuraea angiospora DNA segment encodes these proteins:
- a CDS encoding type I polyketide synthase, with protein sequence MATEEQLVEYLKRVTTELHDSKKRLQAAEDKDHEPIAIIGIGCRYPGDIASPEDLWRVVSDRTDAVSGMPDDRGWDLESMYNPDPDAVGTSYVRDGGFMRDATAFDAAFFGVSPREAVAMDPQQRLLLETSWEAIERAGIDPAALRGSRTGVFVGANSPEFLTMMMQAPPELQGYLMTGVATSVVSGRVSYTLGLEGPAVTIDTACSSSLVALHLAVRALRNGDCSLALAGAVTVLSTPGTFIGFSRVRGLARDGRSKAFSAEADGMGLAEGVGILLVERLSDARRNGHPVLAVIRGSAVNQDGASNGLTAPNGPSQQRVIRQALADARLAPVQVDAVEAHGTGTPLGDPIEAQALLATYGQERDQPLWLGSIKSNIGHAQAAAGAAGVIKMVMAMRNGVLPATLHAEERSPHIDWSAGAVELLTEARPWPAGGEPRRAGVSSFGMSGTNAHVVLEEAPAETPAEPGGELPVVPWTLSARTGEALRRQAERLASWTRSHPDQGTVDVGWSLLGRSVFDHRAVVIGSDREELLAGLGEGAVRGVAGPLGKTVFVFPGQGSQWLGMGVELLDESPVFAARMAECEAALSEFVDWSLTGVLRDQEGLDRVDVVQPVLWAVMVSLAEVWRSLGVAPAAVVGHSQGEIAAAVVAGALSLEDGARVVALRSQAIVALAGQGGMASIPLPASEVEVGDRISIAAVNGPSSTVVSGDADAIEELIAGYEAQGVRARRIEVDYASHSAHVEAIEEELARLLAPVEPRAGEVPWYSTVRQCWLTGSEVDAAYWYENLRRTVWLEPSVRALAEQGHGVFVEVSAHPVLTMAVQETVEDVVACGTLRRDDGGLRRLWTSAAELWVRGVEIDWTGVYEPARPTQVELPTYAFEREPYWPKTVQSNGDLTEVGMGPAGHPLLAAAVSLADGEGVLLTGRLSLKTHPWLADHQVNGQVLLPGTAFVELAVRAGDEAGCDLLEELTLQAPLILPERGGVQVQVAVGAPDEDGRRALAIHARLDDEPWTRHATGFLAKDTGAVAFGEPSWPPAGATAVGADDVYELLEGIGVGYGAAFRGLRAVWRRDRELFAEVALPEGTETGGFGLHPALLDAAIQPLAVGDFFPAQDGAGPVLPFAWTGVRLAATGAATLRVRLAPEGANAVRIEVADATGAPVASVDSLVVRAMAAADLKAAADPLRDALFALEWVPAQPAPARDGLRYAIAGGDATRLGLPVDALDPDGPVPDLAILVCTPYAGDDPAAGARAATGEVLAAAQSWLEQERYADVPLVILTQGATGDDLPGAAVWGLIRSAQSENPGRFVLLDVDGTDASWQAVPAALASGEPQLALVEGEALVPRLARHRAVEPAGPGTWTPDGTVLITGGTGTLGGIVARHLVNEHGVRRLVLISRRGPHADGAAGLMAELTGLGADVTVTACDAADRQALADVLAAIPDEHPLTGVVHTAGALDDGVLAALTPERIDNVLRAKADAVLNLHELTKDLPLTAFVLFSSAAGVFGGPGQGNYAAANAFVDALAQWRGRLGLPALSLAWGLWEQDSGLTGTLSEADRARLARTGVAPLSTADGLALLDAACAADRAALVPIRLEFAALRMAAQFGALPTILRELVPTSKRRVVGDDPAAASELRERLARMPAAEHARVLLDLVLGQVATVLGYRDAGAVEQDRPFNEAGFDSLTAVEFRNRMNAATGLRLPATLIFDYPTPVQLVRYLLDRLLDGPQTAASATTRAGEEEPIVIVGMSCRLPGGVTNPDELWNLVAEGGDAMSMFPSDRNWNLDELYHPDPEHPGTTYAREGGFVYDATAFDPAFFSISPREAVAMDPQQRLLLESSWEALEHAGIDPAGLRGSKTGVYVGLMYHDYGMHLQQPASDLEGLVGTGISAGVASGRVSYTFGFEGPSVTLDTACSSSLVALHMAIQALRRGECSLALAGGVTVLSTPSVFVDFSRQRGLAANGRCKSFAAAADGTGWAEGVGMLLVERLSDARRNGHPILAVVRGSAINQDGASYGLTAPNGPSQQRLIEQTLADAGLRAADVDAVEGHGTGTTLGDPIEAQAIVATYGQDRPQDRPLYLGSVKSNLGHTQAAAGVAGVIKMVMAMRHGVLPKTLHVDEPTTHVAWDAGAVRLLTEATSWPETGRPRRAGVSSFGISGTNAHVIVEQVPEEPAAPPARAGRPVIPWVLSAKTQDALKAQARRLREHLAARPGRPVADLAWSLATTRSSFKRRLVVLGTTSGELAAGLESAIEGTAADNVITGSAARGRTAYLFTGQGSQRPAMGEELYAAYPEYAAAFDAVCARFDRHLDRPLREVITGDADLLTQTRYTQAALFAVEVALFRVLEAWGVRPDYLAGHSIGEIAAAHVAGVLSLDDAVTLVAARGRLMQALPPGGAMVSVRGATEEEVLPLLAGYEERVGIASLNGPASLVLSGDETSVLELAERLARRGCKTKRLAVSHAFHSPLMEPALEEFVSVARGLDFRPPTIPVVSNVTGELATDDELTSPEYWARHLRQAVRFCDGVRTLRDQGVSTFLELGPDAVLSAMVEDCLDGWSGVAAPVLRRDRAEATTLVEALARAHANGVGVDWGAVIGTGSPVPLPTYPFQRQRYWPDPPRHEEAEGPGQELWDAVARGDRDGLLAVLGLRGGATLDELLPALARLRGQDGADHADVRYQLGWHPLTDLPAPALRGTWLVVAPDGAGPDETPAGAAPGETRAGTAPGETPAQLLAAGLAAHGADTVRLSAMPDSDGGVAGVVCLLPEGATAPALPSGSAPVWFLTQGAIQVAPSDPLAGPQAARDWGDLRARLDEQTGQGRGGLIDLPGRLDEQVMRRLCGVLSGLTGENEVAVRSGGAFARRLRPAPPRGAPTGREWRPGGTVLVAGPLDDTAAELARWAARNGADEVVLTQPHAGLESEPGVVVRAVGGRLPAGRVTAVVCTTAEAAYALDKPARAADVPVFLMLAPAHAAWGGDGAGRYEYFTALADERLASGQPALAVAAGLEEPADAVRAVRQALRQGDRALVVADPDWAALAAAGPARLLEEIPQAADRQIGPDGVVDGIAAFRRLLSDSPADEHHGILLDVVRGQAAAILQLPLPDAVERDAEFFELGFSSMAAVELRNRLVELTGIEVAADAIYDYPTPAELAEHLLAEAVS encoded by the coding sequence ATGGCGACAGAAGAGCAGCTCGTCGAATACCTCAAGCGCGTGACGACCGAGCTCCACGACAGCAAGAAGCGGCTGCAGGCGGCCGAGGACAAGGACCACGAGCCCATCGCCATCATCGGCATCGGCTGCCGATACCCCGGCGACATCGCGAGCCCCGAGGACCTGTGGCGGGTCGTGTCCGACCGCACCGACGCCGTCTCCGGGATGCCGGACGACCGCGGCTGGGACCTGGAGTCGATGTACAACCCGGATCCCGACGCGGTCGGCACCTCGTACGTCCGGGACGGCGGCTTCATGCGGGACGCCACCGCCTTCGACGCCGCGTTCTTCGGCGTCTCGCCGCGCGAGGCCGTGGCCATGGACCCGCAGCAGCGGCTGCTGCTCGAAACCTCATGGGAAGCGATCGAGCGGGCCGGCATCGACCCGGCCGCGCTGCGCGGCAGCCGGACCGGGGTGTTCGTGGGCGCCAACAGCCCCGAATTCCTCACGATGATGATGCAGGCGCCGCCGGAGCTGCAGGGCTACCTGATGACCGGCGTCGCCACGAGCGTGGTGTCCGGCCGCGTCTCGTACACGCTGGGCCTGGAGGGACCGGCCGTCACGATCGACACGGCCTGCTCCTCGTCCCTGGTGGCGCTGCACCTGGCGGTGCGGGCGCTGCGCAACGGGGACTGCTCGCTGGCGCTGGCGGGGGCCGTGACCGTCCTGTCCACGCCGGGCACCTTCATCGGCTTCAGCCGGGTACGCGGGCTGGCCAGGGACGGCCGTTCCAAGGCGTTCTCCGCCGAGGCGGACGGCATGGGGCTCGCCGAGGGCGTCGGCATCCTCCTGGTCGAGCGGCTGTCGGACGCCCGCCGCAACGGACACCCGGTGCTGGCGGTCATCCGCGGCTCGGCGGTCAACCAGGACGGCGCCAGCAACGGCCTGACCGCCCCTAACGGCCCTTCCCAGCAGCGGGTGATCCGCCAGGCGCTCGCCGACGCCAGACTCGCGCCCGTCCAGGTCGACGCGGTCGAGGCGCACGGCACGGGGACCCCGCTGGGGGACCCGATCGAGGCCCAGGCGCTGCTCGCGACCTACGGCCAGGAGCGGGACCAGCCGCTGTGGCTGGGATCGATCAAGTCGAACATCGGCCACGCCCAGGCCGCCGCCGGCGCGGCGGGCGTCATCAAGATGGTCATGGCCATGCGCAACGGCGTCCTGCCCGCGACGCTGCACGCCGAGGAGCGCTCGCCGCACATCGACTGGTCGGCGGGCGCGGTGGAGCTGCTCACCGAGGCCCGCCCCTGGCCCGCGGGCGGCGAGCCGCGCCGAGCCGGCGTGTCGTCGTTCGGCATGAGCGGCACGAACGCGCACGTGGTGCTGGAGGAGGCGCCCGCCGAGACCCCCGCGGAACCCGGCGGGGAGCTGCCCGTCGTGCCGTGGACGCTCTCGGCCAGGACGGGCGAGGCGCTGCGGCGGCAGGCCGAACGGCTGGCCTCGTGGACGCGGTCGCATCCCGACCAGGGAACGGTGGACGTGGGCTGGTCGTTGCTCGGCCGCTCGGTCTTCGACCACCGTGCGGTGGTGATCGGGTCTGACCGGGAGGAGCTGCTGGCCGGTCTGGGCGAGGGCGCGGTGCGGGGTGTGGCCGGGCCGCTCGGCAAGACGGTGTTCGTTTTTCCCGGTCAGGGGTCGCAGTGGCTCGGCATGGGCGTGGAACTGCTGGATGAGTCGCCGGTGTTCGCGGCGCGGATGGCGGAGTGTGAGGCGGCGCTGTCGGAGTTCGTGGACTGGTCCCTCACGGGTGTGTTGCGCGATCAAGAGGGTCTGGACCGCGTGGATGTGGTGCAGCCGGTGTTGTGGGCCGTGATGGTGTCGCTGGCCGAGGTGTGGCGCTCGCTCGGGGTGGCTCCGGCCGCCGTGGTGGGTCACTCTCAGGGTGAGATCGCCGCCGCGGTCGTGGCGGGTGCGCTGTCGCTCGAGGATGGCGCCCGGGTGGTGGCGTTGCGAAGCCAGGCGATCGTCGCGCTGGCCGGGCAGGGCGGCATGGCGTCGATCCCGCTACCGGCCTCGGAAGTCGAAGTGGGCGATCGGATTTCGATCGCGGCGGTGAACGGGCCGTCTTCGACGGTGGTCTCAGGCGATGCGGATGCCATTGAGGAATTGATCGCCGGCTATGAGGCCCAGGGGGTGCGGGCGCGGCGGATCGAGGTGGATTACGCCTCGCATTCGGCTCATGTGGAGGCGATCGAGGAGGAGCTGGCGAGGTTGCTGGCCCCGGTGGAGCCGCGAGCGGGCGAGGTGCCGTGGTACTCGACGGTGCGGCAGTGCTGGCTGACCGGGTCCGAGGTGGATGCCGCGTACTGGTACGAGAATCTGCGGCGGACGGTGTGGTTGGAGCCGTCGGTGCGGGCGCTGGCTGAGCAGGGTCATGGGGTGTTCGTCGAGGTCAGTGCCCATCCGGTGTTGACGATGGCGGTGCAGGAGACGGTCGAGGACGTGGTGGCGTGCGGCACGCTGCGCCGCGACGACGGTGGCCTGCGCAGGTTGTGGACCAGCGCCGCCGAGCTGTGGGTACGCGGCGTGGAGATCGACTGGACCGGCGTGTACGAGCCCGCCCGCCCGACCCAGGTCGAACTGCCCACCTACGCCTTCGAGCGCGAGCCGTACTGGCCCAAGACCGTCCAGTCCAACGGCGACCTCACCGAGGTCGGCATGGGCCCCGCCGGGCACCCGCTGCTGGCGGCGGCGGTGTCGCTCGCGGACGGCGAGGGCGTGCTGCTGACCGGCAGGCTCTCGCTGAAGACCCACCCGTGGCTGGCCGACCACCAGGTCAACGGCCAGGTGCTGCTGCCCGGCACCGCGTTCGTGGAGCTGGCCGTCAGAGCGGGCGACGAGGCCGGCTGCGACCTGCTCGAAGAGCTGACCCTGCAGGCACCGCTGATCCTGCCCGAGCGCGGCGGCGTCCAGGTGCAGGTGGCCGTCGGGGCGCCCGACGAGGACGGGCGGCGGGCGCTGGCCATCCACGCCCGGCTCGACGACGAGCCCTGGACCAGGCACGCCACCGGCTTCCTCGCCAAGGACACCGGCGCCGTGGCGTTCGGCGAGCCGTCGTGGCCGCCCGCGGGCGCGACCGCCGTCGGCGCCGACGACGTCTACGAGCTGCTGGAGGGCATCGGCGTCGGCTACGGCGCGGCCTTCCGCGGCCTGCGGGCCGTCTGGCGGCGCGACCGGGAGCTGTTCGCCGAGGTGGCGCTCCCGGAAGGGACCGAGACCGGCGGATTCGGGCTGCACCCGGCGCTGCTCGACGCGGCCATCCAGCCGCTCGCGGTGGGCGACTTCTTCCCCGCCCAGGACGGCGCCGGGCCCGTCCTGCCCTTCGCCTGGACCGGCGTGCGGCTGGCCGCCACCGGCGCGGCCACCTTACGGGTCCGGCTGGCGCCCGAGGGAGCGAACGCGGTCCGCATCGAGGTGGCCGACGCGACCGGCGCGCCCGTCGCCTCCGTGGACTCGCTGGTCGTGCGCGCGATGGCCGCCGCCGACCTCAAGGCCGCCGCGGACCCGCTGCGGGACGCGCTGTTCGCCCTCGAATGGGTGCCCGCGCAGCCCGCCCCCGCCCGGGACGGCCTCCGGTACGCGATCGCCGGTGGCGACGCCACCCGGCTCGGCCTGCCGGTGGACGCCCTCGACCCGGACGGCCCCGTGCCGGACCTGGCGATCCTGGTCTGCACCCCGTACGCGGGCGACGACCCGGCCGCCGGCGCCCGCGCCGCGACCGGCGAGGTGCTGGCCGCCGCCCAGTCCTGGCTCGAACAGGAGCGGTACGCCGACGTGCCCCTGGTCATCCTGACCCAGGGAGCAACCGGCGACGACCTGCCGGGCGCCGCCGTATGGGGGCTGATCCGCTCGGCCCAGTCGGAGAATCCCGGCCGGTTCGTCCTCCTCGACGTCGACGGCACGGACGCGTCCTGGCAGGCGGTCCCCGCCGCCCTCGCCTCGGGCGAACCCCAGCTCGCGCTGGTCGAAGGCGAGGCCCTGGTCCCGCGGCTGGCCCGGCACCGCGCCGTGGAGCCCGCCGGCCCCGGCACGTGGACCCCCGACGGGACCGTGCTGATCACCGGCGGTACCGGCACCCTGGGCGGGATCGTCGCCCGTCACCTGGTGAACGAGCACGGGGTACGGCGGCTGGTGCTGATCAGCCGGCGCGGCCCCCACGCCGACGGCGCGGCCGGCCTGATGGCCGAGCTGACCGGGCTGGGCGCGGACGTGACCGTCACCGCCTGCGACGCCGCCGACCGGCAGGCGCTGGCCGACGTGCTGGCCGCAATCCCGGACGAGCACCCGCTCACCGGGGTCGTCCACACGGCCGGCGCGCTGGACGACGGCGTCCTGGCCGCGCTGACGCCCGAGCGGATCGACAACGTGCTGCGGGCCAAGGCCGACGCCGTGCTGAACCTGCACGAGCTGACCAAGGACCTGCCGCTGACCGCGTTCGTGCTGTTCTCGTCGGCCGCCGGCGTCTTCGGCGGCCCCGGCCAGGGCAACTACGCGGCCGCCAACGCGTTCGTGGACGCCCTCGCGCAGTGGCGCGGGCGGCTCGGCCTGCCCGCCCTGTCCCTGGCCTGGGGCCTGTGGGAGCAGGACAGCGGGCTGACCGGCACCCTCAGCGAGGCGGACCGGGCGCGGCTGGCCCGCACCGGGGTCGCGCCGCTGTCCACCGCCGACGGCCTCGCGCTGCTGGACGCGGCCTGCGCCGCCGACCGGGCGGCGCTGGTGCCGATCCGGCTGGAGTTCGCCGCGCTGCGGATGGCGGCCCAGTTCGGGGCGCTGCCCACGATCCTGCGGGAGCTCGTCCCCACCTCCAAGCGGCGGGTGGTGGGCGACGACCCGGCCGCCGCGTCGGAGCTGCGCGAGCGCCTGGCCCGCATGCCCGCGGCCGAGCACGCCAGGGTGCTGCTCGACCTGGTGCTCGGCCAGGTGGCGACCGTGCTCGGCTATCGCGACGCCGGCGCCGTGGAGCAGGACCGCCCGTTCAACGAGGCCGGGTTCGACTCGCTGACCGCCGTCGAGTTCCGCAACAGGATGAACGCGGCCACCGGGCTGCGGCTGCCCGCCACGCTGATCTTCGACTACCCGACGCCCGTCCAGCTGGTCCGGTATCTGCTCGACCGCCTGCTCGACGGGCCCCAGACGGCCGCCTCCGCCACGACCCGGGCCGGTGAGGAGGAGCCGATCGTCATCGTCGGCATGAGCTGCCGGCTCCCCGGCGGCGTCACCAACCCCGACGAGCTGTGGAACCTGGTGGCCGAGGGCGGCGACGCGATGTCGATGTTCCCCTCCGACCGCAACTGGAACCTGGACGAGCTCTACCACCCGGACCCCGAGCACCCCGGCACCACGTACGCCCGCGAGGGCGGCTTCGTCTACGACGCGACCGCGTTCGACCCGGCGTTCTTCAGCATCTCGCCCAGGGAGGCCGTGGCCATGGACCCCCAGCAGCGCCTGCTGCTGGAGAGCTCGTGGGAGGCGCTGGAGCACGCCGGCATCGACCCGGCCGGGCTGCGCGGCAGCAAGACCGGCGTGTACGTCGGCCTGATGTACCACGACTACGGGATGCACCTGCAGCAGCCGGCGAGCGACCTGGAGGGCCTGGTCGGCACCGGGATCTCGGCCGGCGTCGCCTCCGGGCGGGTGTCGTACACCTTCGGGTTCGAGGGCCCGTCGGTCACCCTCGACACGGCCTGCTCCTCCTCGCTGGTGGCGCTGCACATGGCGATCCAGGCGCTGCGGCGCGGCGAGTGCTCGCTCGCGCTGGCCGGCGGCGTCACCGTGCTGTCCACCCCGTCCGTGTTCGTCGACTTCAGCCGCCAGCGCGGGCTGGCCGCCAATGGCCGCTGCAAGTCGTTCGCCGCGGCCGCCGACGGCACCGGCTGGGCGGAAGGCGTGGGCATGCTGCTCGTCGAGCGGCTCTCCGACGCGCGCCGCAACGGCCACCCCATCCTGGCCGTCGTGCGCGGCAGCGCGATCAACCAGGACGGCGCCAGCTACGGGCTCACCGCCCCCAACGGCCCCTCCCAGCAGCGGCTCATCGAGCAGACGCTGGCCGACGCGGGGCTGCGCGCCGCCGACGTCGACGCCGTCGAGGGCCACGGCACCGGCACCACCCTCGGCGACCCGATCGAGGCGCAGGCCATCGTCGCCACCTACGGCCAGGACCGGCCGCAGGACCGGCCACTCTACCTGGGCTCGGTGAAGTCGAACCTCGGCCACACCCAGGCCGCGGCCGGAGTGGCGGGCGTCATCAAGATGGTGATGGCCATGCGGCACGGCGTGCTGCCGAAGACCCTGCACGTGGACGAGCCGACGACGCACGTCGCGTGGGACGCCGGCGCCGTCCGGCTGCTCACCGAGGCCACCTCGTGGCCGGAGACCGGCAGGCCGCGCCGCGCGGGCGTCTCGTCCTTCGGCATCAGCGGCACCAACGCGCACGTCATCGTGGAGCAGGTCCCGGAGGAGCCCGCCGCGCCGCCGGCGCGGGCCGGGCGGCCGGTGATCCCCTGGGTGCTGTCGGCCAAGACACAGGACGCCCTGAAGGCCCAGGCCCGCCGGCTGCGCGAGCACCTGGCGGCCCGGCCCGGCCGGCCCGTCGCGGACCTGGCCTGGTCGCTCGCCACCACGCGGTCCTCGTTCAAGCGGCGGCTGGTCGTCCTGGGGACCACCAGCGGCGAGCTCGCCGCCGGGCTGGAGTCGGCGATCGAGGGGACCGCGGCCGACAACGTGATCACCGGATCGGCGGCCCGCGGCCGGACGGCGTACCTCTTCACCGGCCAGGGCAGCCAGCGCCCGGCCATGGGGGAGGAGCTGTACGCGGCCTACCCCGAGTACGCCGCGGCCTTCGACGCGGTCTGCGCCAGGTTCGACCGGCACCTCGACCGGCCGCTGCGCGAGGTCATCACCGGCGACGCCGACCTGCTCACGCAGACGCGGTACACCCAGGCGGCGCTGTTCGCCGTCGAGGTCGCCCTGTTCCGGGTCCTGGAGGCGTGGGGCGTGCGGCCCGACTACCTGGCCGGCCACTCCATCGGCGAGATCGCCGCCGCGCACGTCGCCGGCGTGCTGTCGCTGGACGACGCGGTCACGCTCGTCGCCGCCAGGGGCAGGCTGATGCAGGCGCTGCCGCCCGGCGGCGCGATGGTCTCGGTGCGCGGCGCCACCGAGGAGGAGGTGCTGCCGCTGCTCGCCGGGTACGAGGAGCGCGTCGGCATCGCCTCCCTCAACGGACCGGCCTCCCTGGTCCTGTCCGGCGACGAGACGAGCGTGCTGGAGCTGGCCGAACGGCTGGCCCGGCGCGGCTGCAAGACCAAGCGGCTGGCCGTCAGCCACGCGTTCCACTCGCCGCTGATGGAGCCCGCGCTGGAGGAGTTCGTGAGCGTGGCGCGGGGGCTGGACTTCCGGCCGCCGACCATCCCCGTCGTCTCCAACGTCACCGGCGAGCTCGCCACCGACGACGAGCTGACCTCGCCCGAGTACTGGGCCCGCCACCTGCGGCAGGCCGTGCGCTTCTGCGACGGCGTGCGGACCCTGCGGGACCAGGGCGTCTCCACGTTCCTGGAGCTCGGGCCGGACGCCGTGCTGTCGGCCATGGTCGAGGACTGCCTGGACGGCTGGAGCGGCGTCGCCGCGCCGGTGCTGCGCCGCGACCGGGCCGAGGCCACCACGCTGGTCGAGGCCCTGGCCCGGGCGCACGCCAACGGCGTCGGCGTCGACTGGGGCGCGGTGATCGGCACGGGCTCGCCCGTACCGCTGCCGACCTATCCCTTCCAGCGGCAGCGCTACTGGCCGGACCCGCCCCGGCACGAGGAGGCCGAGGGGCCCGGCCAGGAGCTGTGGGACGCCGTCGCCCGGGGCGACCGCGACGGCCTGCTCGCGGTGCTCGGCCTGCGGGGCGGGGCGACGCTCGACGAGCTGCTGCCCGCGCTGGCCCGGCTGCGCGGCCAGGACGGCGCCGACCACGCGGACGTGCGCTACCAGCTCGGCTGGCACCCTCTGACGGACCTGCCCGCGCCCGCGCTCCGCGGCACCTGGCTGGTGGTCGCCCCCGACGGCGCCGGCCCGGATGAGACGCCGGCTGGAGCCGCGCCGGGCGAGACGCGGGCCGGAACCGCGCCGGGTGAGACGCCGGCACAACTGCTGGCGGCCGGGCTCGCGGCGCACGGCGCGGACACCGTACGGCTGTCCGCGATGCCGGACTCCGACGGCGGCGTGGCGGGCGTCGTGTGCCTGCTGCCGGAAGGCGCGACCGCTCCGGCGCTCCCGTCGGGATCGGCGCCGGTCTGGTTCCTCACCCAAGGGGCGATCCAGGTGGCGCCGTCCGACCCGCTGGCCGGACCGCAGGCCGCCCGCGACTGGGGCGACCTGCGAGCCCGGCTGGACGAGCAGACCGGTCAAGGGCGCGGCGGGCTGATCGACCTGCCGGGCCGGCTGGACGAGCAGGTCATGCGGCGGCTGTGCGGGGTGCTGTCCGGGCTGACCGGCGAGAACGAGGTGGCGGTCCGCTCCGGCGGGGCCTTCGCCCGCAGGCTGCGCCCGGCACCGCCGCGCGGCGCCCCGACCGGCCGCGAATGGCGTCCCGGCGGCACGGTCCTGGTGGCGGGCCCGCTCGACGACACCGCCGCCGAGCTGGCCAGATGGGCCGCGCGCAACGGCGCGGACGAGGTCGTCCTGACCCAGCCGCACGCCGGGCTCGAAAGCGAGCCGGGCGTGGTCGTCCGGGCCGTCGGCGGGCGGCTGCCCGCAGGCCGGGTGACCGCCGTCGTCTGCACGACCGCCGAGGCGGCGTACGCGCTCGACAAGCCCGCCCGCGCCGCGGACGTGCCCGTCTTCCTCATGCTGGCCCCGGCGCACGCCGCCTGGGGCGGGGACGGCGCCGGCCGGTACGAGTACTTCACCGCGCTCGCCGACGAGCGGCTCGCATCCGGGCAGCCCGCGCTGGCCGTCGCGGCGGGCCTCGAGGAGCCCGCGGACGCGGTCCGCGCCGTCCGCCAGGCCCTGCGCCAGGGGGACAGGGCGCTCGTCGTCGCCGACCCGGACTGGGCCGCGCTCGCCGCGGCCGGGCCCGCCCGGCTGCTGGAGGAGATCCCGCAGGCCGCGGACCGGCAGATCGGGCCGGACGGCGTCGTGGACGGCATCGCCGCCTTCCGCCGCCTGCTGTCCGACAGCCCGGCCGACGAGCACCACGGCATCCTGCTCGACGTGGTACGCGGCCAGGCCGCCGCGATCCTGCAGCTGCCGCTGCCCGACGCGGTGGAGCGGGACGCGGAGTTCTTCGAGCTGGGCTTCTCCTCGATGGCCGCGGTGGAGCTGCGCAACCGGCTCGTCGAACTGACCGGCATCGAGGTGGCGGCCGACGCGATCTACGACTACCCGACCCCCGCCGAGCTGGCCGAGCACCTGCTCGCGGAGGCCGTGAGCTGA